The following DNA comes from Paraburkholderia phytofirmans PsJN.
CCGGCTCGAAATGGGTACGCGTTTCGCTAACCCGCGAGGCAAGGATCTGTACGCGTTCTGGGGCGAGCGGATCACACAGGCGTTGAATGCGCAACTGAAGAAGAACGCGGTGGCGTCGCGCGTGCTGGTGAATTGCGCATCGGGCGAATATTTCAAATCGGTCAAGCCGAAGCTGCTCGAAGCGCCGATCATCACGCCTGTTTTCGAAGACTGGAAGGGCGGCCGCTACAAGATCATCAGCTTCCACGCAAAGCGCGCGCGTGGACTGATGGCGCGCTATGCCGTTGAGAACCGCATCGACAGGCCCGAGCAACTGAAGGACTTCGACGCCGACGGCTACGCGTTCGACGCCGAAGCCTCGAACGATTCCACTTACGTATTCCGCCGCCGCGTCGTTGAATAAGCGTCGCCGCGCGGACAAGCAGGGAAGAACATCATGACGTTATCGATTACAAGCAACTTCGACGCGGGTGCGATCGAAGTGCTCTCCTGCGAAGAGGCGGGCAACATCCGCTTGCGCGTGCGGCCGGACAGTCATGCCGAGTTCGCGCAATGGTTTTATTTCCGCTTGTCGGGCGCCGCGGGCGAACGCTGCGTGATGACTTTCGAGAATGCGGCCGCGTGTGCCTTTGCCGAAGGCTGGCGCGACTATCAGGCAGTGGCGAGCTACGACCGCGTGAACTGGTTTCGCGTGCCTACCTCGTACGACGGCCGCGTGCTGACGATCGATCACACGCCGGATTTCGACCGTATTTACTACGCGTACTTCGAGCCGTACAGCGAGGAGCGCCACTCGGAGTTTCTCGGCGCGGTGCAGCAGATGCCGCAGGCCACGCTCACTGAGTTGGGCACGACCGTCGAAGGCCGGCCCGTGTCGCTCCTCACGCTCGGCACGCCGCAAACTGGCGACACGCCCAAGAAGAAGATCTGGCTGATCGCGCGCCAGCATCCAGGCGAGACGATGGCCGAATGG
Coding sequences within:
- the yaaA gene encoding peroxide stress protein YaaA, with translation MIIVLSPAKSLDYETPPHVRKHTIPDFVDDAAELIGGLRRLSPQQIASLMDISDQLAHLNFQRYAEWSPKFGTHNAKQAVLAFNGDVYEGFNAKTLSSADLDYAQNHVRVLSGLYGLLRPLDLLQPYRLEMGTRFANPRGKDLYAFWGERITQALNAQLKKNAVASRVLVNCASGEYFKSVKPKLLEAPIITPVFEDWKGGRYKIISFHAKRARGLMARYAVENRIDRPEQLKDFDADGYAFDAEASNDSTYVFRRRVVE